A single window of Leishmania infantum JPCM5 genome chromosome 35 DNA harbors:
- a CDS encoding protein kinase A catalytic subunit isoform 2: MLVSVGPKPEVAGTAQVPLGPTRTNVHGASPIIAASSRSAHAMSPGTWSSSLKPKVECNVTKPDTSSWKLSDFELKNTLGTGSFGRVRIAHRKGTEEYYAIKCLRKREIIKMKQQQHVAQEKGILMELCHPFIVNMMCSFQDEKKVYFVLEFVMGGEMFTHLRTAGRFPNDVAKFYHAELVLAFEYLHSLDVIYRDLKPENLLLDNKGHAKVTDFGFAKKVPDRTFTLCGTPEYLAPEVIQSKGHGKAVDWWTMGVLLYEFIAGYPPFYDDTPFRIYEKILAGRLKFPNWFDGRARDLVKGLLQTDHTKRLGTLKGGPADVKSHPYFHGANWDKLYARYYPAPIPVRVKSPGDTSNFEKYPDSPVDRTPALTSAQQAEFKEF; this comes from the coding sequence ATGCTAGTGAGTGTGGGGCCGAAACCTGAGGTGGCTGGCACAGCCCAAGTACCCCTTGGGCCCACGAGGACGAATGTGCACGGCGCATCTCCCATCATCGCCGCTTCGTCCAGGTCAGCGCATGCGATGTCTCCTGGCACGTGGTCCTCCTCTTTAAAACCCAAGGTTGAGTGCAACGTCACAAAGCCGGACACCTCCAGCTGGAAACTCTCGGATTTCGAACTGAAGAACACGCTCGGCACCGGCTCCTTCGGCCGCGTGCGCATCGCCCACCGCAAGGGCACGGAGGAGTACTACGCGATCAAGTGCCTGAGAAAGCGCGAGATCATCAAgatgaagcagcagcagcacgttgCGCAGGAAAAGGGGATCCTAATGGAGCTGTGCCACCCGTTCATCGTGAACATGATGTGCTCCTTCCAGGACGAGAAGAAGGTGTACTTTGTGCTGGAGTTCGTCATGGGCGGCGAGATGTTCACACACCTGCGCACTGCCGGGCGGTTCCCGAATGACGTTGCGAAGTTCTACCACGCGGAGCTGGTGCTTGCGTTCGAGTATCTGCACTCGCTGGACGTGATCTACCGCGATCTGAAGCCGGAGAATCTTCTGCTGGACAACAAGGGGCACGCGAAGGTGACGGACTTTGGGTTTGCGAAGAAGGTGCCAGACCGGACGTTCACGCTGTGCGGGACACCGGAATATCTTGCGCCGGAGGTGATCCAGAGCAAGGGCCACGGGAAGGCGGTGGACTGGTGGACGATGGGCGTGCTGCTGTACGAATTCATTGCCGGATACCCGCCGTTCTACGACGACACGCCGTTCCGAATTTACGAGAAGATCCTTGCTGGGCGGCTGAAGTTCCCGAACTGGTTCGACGGCCGTGCGCGCGACCTCGTGAAGGGGCTGCTGCAGACAGACCATACGAAGCGCCTGGGGACGCTGAAAGGCGGGCCGGCGGACGTGAAGAGCCACCCGTACTTCCACGGTGCGAACTGGGACAAGCTGTACGCACGCTACTACCCCGCGCCGATCCCTGTGCGGGTGAAGAGCCCTGGCGACACGAGCAACTTCGAGAAGTACCCGGACAGCCCGGTCGACCGCACGCCTGCGCTGacgtcggcgcagcaggccgaATTCAAGGAGTTTTAA